The following nucleotide sequence is from Chloracidobacterium validum.
AGATTGTGCTGATTGACGGCGAGCAACTTGCTCAGATGTTGATTGACCACAACGTCGGCGTCGCCGTCATCGCCAATTACGAGATCAAGCGAGTGGACTTAGATTACTTCACCGAACCCTGAGGCCTAACAAGCGTGCTGCACGAACCAGGGCCACGCCAGTTGCCACCTCGGGCGCGATTGGGTGCCCGCGTCGGTGAGCTTGGTCGTTCGGCCCCATAGAGTGGAGCGTTGTATGACATCTTCCGCTGCAACGCTGCCATCGCTGTACTCACAACATCGAGTCCAGTAGTCGCAAAAAACGCCCCTATGATCCGCGCTGTTTGAACAATCCGTAGTGCCAGTCATCCCGATAGCCGATGGCTTGATGAAGAAGCAAACCTCCCACGGCCGGTCTTTCAAGCCTTGTGATCGGTAGGATATAAACAATCGCCGCGCCTCGTCCCATCGTTGTTTTGGTTTTGCTCGGAACATCTCACTGCGCTGATTGCCTACCGTGGGTTCCCTCCACAAGTTCGACCTGCACACGCACATTTTGCCGCCGCGCTGGGAAAACCTGCGTGACAAGTATGGCTACCCTGGCTTCCCGCGACTGGAATATGTCAACTCGACCTGTGCGCGGATCATGATTGATGATCGCTTTTTCCGTGAAGTGCAGGAAAATTGCTGGAACCCAGAGGCCCGTATCAAGGACTGCCAGGCGCAGGGCGTCACGATGCAGGCGCTCTCAACCGTTCCCGTGATGTTCAGTTACTGGGCCAAGCCCGCCGATGCCTACGATCTGGCGCGCTTTCTCAACGACCACATTGCCGAAGTCGTCGCCCGTCACCCGGCGTACTTTGTGGGGTTGGGGACGCTCCCGATGCAGTCGCCCGAACTCGCTATCCGGGAACTGGAACGGTGCACGCAAGACCTTGGTTTTGCCGGCGTCGAGATCGGTACGCACATCAACGATTGGAATCTGGACGCCGCCGAGCTATTTCCCTTCTTCCAACGCGCCGCCGAACTCGGCGCAGCCCTGTTTGTCCATCCCTGGGAAATGGTCGGCCGCGAACGCATGCCAAACTACTTTTTGCCCTGGCTTGTCGGGATGCCAGCCGAAACATCACTGGCGATCTGTTCGATGATCTTCGGCGGCGTGCTGGAGCGCCTGCCCCGGCTGCGCTGCTGTTTTGCCCATGGCGGCGGCGCGTTCCCTTTTACGTTGGGGCGCATCACGAAAGGATGGGCCGCGCGACCGGATTTGTGCCAGCTCAACATTACGCAGCCGCCACGTACCTACCTGCCGCAAATGTACGTGGATTCACTCGTTCACGATGCCGATGCCCTGCGCTACATCATCAAGGTCTTCGGCATGACGCGCGTCGTGCTCGGCAGTGATTATCCCTTTCCACTCGGAGAAGATGAACCCGGACAGCTCATCTGCGCGATTGATGAGTTCTCCGATGATGATCGGATGCGCCTGCTGTGGAAGAATGCCGTTGAGTTTCTTGGGTTGGAGTCCGGCCACGACTGGGGCGATGACGCCGCACTCGCCTGAAACCGCGCCTGAAACGGTGACACCGACCTGTCCGGGCAGCGTCACCGATCCAGGACTGGCAATAGTAACGACGCCGGCTTCAAGCGGACTGGTTCAGACCCAACCAGTCCTGGGGTGTAAAAAAGGTCATGGCCTCGGCTTCACGCGAGCCGGGCAATGGGCGATGGTCATAAACCCACTTTGCCAGCGGCGGCAGTGACATCAAGATTGATTCGGTGCGTCCGCGAGTTTCAAGTCCAAAGACTGTCCCGCGGTCATACACAAGGTTGAACTCGACGTACCGCCCGCGCCGAATGAGTTGGAATTCGCGCTCGGCATCGCCGTACGGTTCTGCCTGCCGCCGCTCAACAATCGGTAGGTAGGCCGGCAGAAACGCCTTTCCGGCCGTCTGGACGAAGGCAAAGACAGTCTCCAGGTCGGTTTGCTCGTCGGCCTTGAGGTAGTCGAAGAAAATTCCACTCACACCACGGGTCTCATTCCGGTGCGGGAGAAAGAAGTATTCATCGCACCACTGCTTGAAGCGCGGATAGTAGTCTGGATGATGCTGGTCACAGGCGGCCTTGAGCGTCTGGTGGAAGTGAACGGCGTCTTCCCGGTACGGGTAGTAGGGCGTCAGGTCCGCGCCGCCGCCAAACCAGGCGCTGCTGCCTTGTTCAAGGTAGCGAAAGTTGGCATGCACGGTTGGCACCATCGGGCTCCGTGGATGAATAACCAGCGAAATACCGGTTGCGTAAAACGTTCGCTCTTCACCCGGCATCATCCGGGCTGCCAATTTTTCAGGCATGAGTCCGTGAACAGACGAAAAGTTGACGCCGCCCTTTTCAAAAATCCGGCCGTCCGCCATCACGCGGGTACGTCCGCCACCACCGCCTTCCCGTTCCCAGAGGTCTTCGTGAAACTTGGCGGCACCGTCGAGCTGGTCGAGTGCCGCGCAAATGTCATCCTGTAGGGACTTGAAGAAAGCTTCTGCCCGCTCGCGTAAGGTGGCGCTTGCGGTTACGGGCGCGCCACTTGGTTTCAACTCCGTAGCTATCATTCCAAATCAATCCTTTCCCCGTTGAGGTGCGACTCCTTCTTTTGCCAAGCTACACCACGCGCTAGGCTTACGTCAGACGAAAATCACGCGCCGAACAGGTTTTACGACAACCCCTTATGTTTGACCTTGAAACACAAGCTGCCGCCCCACCCACCACCGCCCGCCGAACCATGCTGCTCATCGTGGCCGTGACGTTCTGTCTGGTGTCCGTGGCCGTCGGATTGGTGATGTGGTGGGAAAAAAACAGCCGTGAAACGGCTGCCATCAAAATGGCCGAGGGCATGCTGCGAGCCGGAGCACCGGAATTTGATGACTACCTCCGGCGCGAAGGCGTCAGCCTGGTGACATTGGATCGCCTGGTGATCAATGGCGAAACCAGTGACCGCTACGAATATGTCTGCCGCATCGAAAATCGCGGTGACCGGACCCTTACCGGCCTTGAGCTACGGGTGTATTTGATTGATATGGAAGAAAAAACCATCGCGGAAAAGCTTGCCTATCCGCTGGCCGCTCAAAACGTCAAGCAACTTGCGCCAGGGCAATCCATCACGGCTCGCCCAACCATGACTGGCGTCAAAACGCCGGAGAGTGAAGTCCGCGACTTCTTCTGCGTCATCAACGGACTGCGCTTCGCCAAGCCATGATGATGCCACACACTGATAGCTGGCAGCCGGAAGTCGTGGTGATTGGCTCTGGGATTGGCGGTCTTGCCACGGCGGCGCGCTTGGCGCGGCAGGGCGTCCGGGTCTTGGTGCTGGAGCAGCACAGCGTACCGGGCGGCAGCGCATCGTACTTCACCCGCGCCGGGTACCGTTTCGACGTTGGCGCGTCATTGCTTTATGGGCTGGGCACGGAAGGCACCATCAACTTCGTGGCGGAAGCCTTGGCCGAAGTCGGAGAAGCCGTCGAGACGCAGCGCGATGACGTGCAGATTCACTACCACCTGCCGGATGGGATGGAAATTCGTGCGCACTATGACCGTGAGCAGTTTCTTGATGAGTTGACCGGCTATTTCCCACACGAACGCGCCGGCATCCGCGCTTTCTATGACGCCGCCATGGCGGCGTACCGAGTCATGGCCCGGGTGCCGCTGATCGCGCTCGATGACGTGCCGGGGCTTGTCCGGGGCGTGGCCACGGCCCCGTTTGACGCCCTGCGCATGAGCCAGGCAGCGTTGACCACGCTTGGCGATCTGGCGCGCCGGCATATCCGGGATGTGCGTCTGCGGCGGTTCATTGACATCGAGACCTTTTGCTGGGCGCTGACCGGCGCGAGCGCAACGCCGCTGGTGAATGCCGCGCTGGTCTTCGGCGACCGTCATGTGAACGGCGTGCGCTACCCGATGGGCGGGTGTAGCGTCATTGCGGAGAAACTGGCCGCCGGCATCGAGCGCCACGGTGGACGGGTTCGCTACGGGAGCCGCGTGAGCGCCGGCATCCTCGACCGTGGGCGCGTCCACGGCGTCAAGCTGGCGACCGGCGAAGACATCACAGCCCGCGCCGTCGTCTCAAACGCAACGCTGTGGGATACCTTCGGACGACTTTTCCGCCAGCATCCACTGGCCGGCGTGACGTTTCGAGAGCAGTCGTTGCGTTATGCCCAGGCCGATAGCTTCACGAGCTTGTTTGGCGGCGTCGCGGTGGCAAACCTGCCATGCGAAACGGTTGTCCACCACATTGTCGTCAATGACTGGGAAGCCTACGACCGGCCGCGTGGCATGCTGTTTGTCTCGCTGCCATCACTACACGATGCAAGTCTTGCTCCGCCGGGCTACCATAATGTCCATGCTTTCATGG
It contains:
- a CDS encoding amidohydrolase family protein, translating into MGSLHKFDLHTHILPPRWENLRDKYGYPGFPRLEYVNSTCARIMIDDRFFREVQENCWNPEARIKDCQAQGVTMQALSTVPVMFSYWAKPADAYDLARFLNDHIAEVVARHPAYFVGLGTLPMQSPELAIRELERCTQDLGFAGVEIGTHINDWNLDAAELFPFFQRAAELGAALFVHPWEMVGRERMPNYFLPWLVGMPAETSLAICSMIFGGVLERLPRLRCCFAHGGGAFPFTLGRITKGWAARPDLCQLNITQPPRTYLPQMYVDSLVHDADALRYIIKVFGMTRVVLGSDYPFPLGEDEPGQLICAIDEFSDDDRMRLLWKNAVEFLGLESGHDWGDDAALA
- a CDS encoding FAD-dependent oxidoreductase, whose amino-acid sequence is MMMPHTDSWQPEVVVIGSGIGGLATAARLARQGVRVLVLEQHSVPGGSASYFTRAGYRFDVGASLLYGLGTEGTINFVAEALAEVGEAVETQRDDVQIHYHLPDGMEIRAHYDREQFLDELTGYFPHERAGIRAFYDAAMAAYRVMARVPLIALDDVPGLVRGVATAPFDALRMSQAALTTLGDLARRHIRDVRLRRFIDIETFCWALTGASATPLVNAALVFGDRHVNGVRYPMGGCSVIAEKLAAGIERHGGRVRYGSRVSAGILDRGRVHGVKLATGEDITARAVVSNATLWDTFGRLFRQHPLAGVTFREQSLRYAQADSFTSLFGGVAVANLPCETVVHHIVVNDWEAYDRPRGMLFVSLPSLHDASLAPPGYHNVHAFMVDRYDDWSALTQAGANGGGLRRTPAYRAAKETAAQHMLQMLERVIPNAVETVNVVSVGTPLTNERYLARSRGTYGPLLRRGPDVLLKPQGGSLIRGLYCAGDSCFPGQGVPSVAASGLSCASRILRAW
- the hemF gene encoding oxygen-dependent coproporphyrinogen oxidase; translation: MIATELKPSGAPVTASATLRERAEAFFKSLQDDICAALDQLDGAAKFHEDLWEREGGGGGRTRVMADGRIFEKGGVNFSSVHGLMPEKLAARMMPGEERTFYATGISLVIHPRSPMVPTVHANFRYLEQGSSAWFGGGADLTPYYPYREDAVHFHQTLKAACDQHHPDYYPRFKQWCDEYFFLPHRNETRGVSGIFFDYLKADEQTDLETVFAFVQTAGKAFLPAYLPIVERRQAEPYGDAEREFQLIRRGRYVEFNLVYDRGTVFGLETRGRTESILMSLPPLAKWVYDHRPLPGSREAEAMTFFTPQDWLGLNQSA